The DNA sequence TATGTGGTTTCAGATTTTTTTGTTTCGGTCACCGTTTCAGTTGAAATTTCCCCGATTGTGCTAAAATTGTGATAAAAGTGATTTTGAACTTTCCTTGCAGCGAGCCTCAAATCCTTTTCGTTGACAATGTTGTACCTGTCAAAAACGCTTCTCCTTTTGTGACCTGATATCATCATTGCAACTCTTTCAGGAACTCCGGCTCTTATCATATTTCTTACTGCTGTTCTTCTAAAATCATGGGGCACTTTGCCCTCAAGCCAATTGCAATCCAGTTCAGCCACTTAATCTCCCAACCCATCAACACCCCACGCCTTTGCCTTCCACTACTAAAACCTCTTCCCCTCTATATGCTAACCCAATCTCTTTTTCTGGATGCTACCTAAAACCTACTTCACAGCCTCTTTAAGTCCCTTCCCTGCCTTAAACTTCGGAGCTTTACTTGCTTTTATTTGAATAGCTTCGCCTGTCTGAGGGTTCCTGCCGGTTCTTGCTGCTCTGTTAGAGATAGAGAATGTCCCAAAGCCTACAAGAGAAACGCTGTTTCCATTTGAGAGCGCACCTGATATCTCATTTGTTACAGTCTTTAGTGCTTCACCTGCCTCTTTTTTTGTAATCCCTGCATCCTCTGCTATTTTTGCTACGAGTTCATCTTTTGTCATGTATCGGCTCCTATTTATAATTATTAAAATACTATGTGTAGTGTTTTTTATGTCAAGAATAAGTTATTCCTGTTCCTTGATTTCATTTAGAAGCTTTTGAAGGTTTTTATCTTTTCGAACTTTCTTTGCCAATTTTTTTATTTTGTCAATCTCGCTTTTTGTTGCGGCTTGTAACAGGTCAAGGATATCTAGCTCGTCCTTTCTTCCTCCGGCCAGGAGTTTCATTGCTACAAGGTAGGGCAGAGGGAATAAAGGCACAGGGAGTTTATCGATCGGTTTTACTTCGTTTATCCCTTCCAATTCCCACTTGTAGCGCAGGAGCAATATGTCTATTCGGGGATAGTCGCCTTTTGAATCATCAATTACTACCAAGTCGTGTTTTAGCGGGTCTGTTGGGTCTTTGGTAGCTTCGATAAAGCGAAGCTTGAATCTGTCTGGGAGGTATTCTTTTAGGAAGTTAAAAAATGAGGAGCCGGGGTATTCTGCTGTTGAGTGGAAAAAGAGATCTACGTCAAGTGTTGTTCTTTCAGCTCCAAAGAAGATGGCGGCATATCCGCCGATTAATGCAAGGGACGCTTTGTTTTTCGTCTGTTTTTCATAAGCTGTGACGGCGTTTTTTATTACGTTTAAGGTATCGGTTATAGATGTCACTCTCGCTTACCCCTTCCTCAGCAGCCTTAATCGAGATTATCTCATGAAGTGCTCGCTCCATTTTTAACATCCTCTCTATCGGGTCAAGCTGGAGAAAGGCTGCTCGCTGCTCTCCTTTTAGCTCTTTTATCACATTGGAAGCCATAAACTAATCCTTTCTTGAAATACTATGGAACGCATGGTGGCTTGTCAAGAGAAATCGATTTTAATCTACTACTCTTCCAAAGTTATCATAAATGCGGTCAATCTCTTCCAGGGCGTAGGCTGCTACGGCTTTTTGGTCTGATATGGATGATACATCGGTTGGTTCCAGGTCACCAAAGATCATGATGTTTTCATTATTGAGGCGATTTGTAGGCCCGGTATAATTAAAGCTGCCTGCAATCACTACCTGCTCGTCTATCACCATGAGCTTATTGTTGTGCTTGCCAACCTTTGGAGAAGAACCAAAGAAAATAATTGTAGAGGTTTATGGACTAAACCTTTTTACCTTAAAAAAGTATATTAGTTCTGTTTTTTTCAAAAAAAGCAAAAAAAGCCGAAAAAAAGTGTGAAAAAAAGCAAAAAAAGCCGAGTAATTTATTTTTCAATAAGTTATTGTTTAGATACATTGAACAAAAAAAATCATCCGCAAAGAAGGAATTAAAGAATAAAAGATTCAACCACAAAGGTCACGAAGGAGCACGAAGAAGAAATTAAGAGATTAAAGGTTTTAAGAATTTAAACTTCGTGTTCCTTCGTGTACTTGGTGGTTAAAAAGATTTTAAATAAAAAGGAGAAGAGAAATATGTCATCCTTACTACTGTCACTTCGCAAGTCCGGGCTTATTGCCGCAATCTTCTCATTTTTTCTCATCTTTCACTGTTCGCCTATTTTGGCTGCATCCAATGCAGGCCTTGAAGCCGACCTGCAGGAAAGCCTGCGGACGATTCAGAAATTAACGGACAAGGCCCTTGCAAAGATTCAATCAGGAAGTGATGCCGGGGTGGAAATCGGTGAGATCAAGGGCTATTCGGATATTCTCATGGCGTCGGACTTGCTTTTAAAAGAGCGCTTTGTAAAAGGGGCTGAAAAGGCGAATGCCCTTGGCGTTAAAGCGGGAGCAAGGCACAATGCCGTACTGGATAAATACCGCCGCAGCATGGGTGAAGTCATTCGCCTTGTAAATAGCCTGTCCGATGCGGGCAGTATGTCCGCTTCGGGCAATGATCAGCAAGGCACACTGACGCAGTTAAAAGCCCTTTTGAAACAACTGCTGCCCAAAAAGCGCCGCCCCATTCACGGTGCGCTTCCCTACCGCCATCTTAACCTTCCCGCCCTTTTGCCCGTAAGCAATATTAATGTTACTCCCGCCTACAGGGGGGGAAGTGCGGGTTCTCTGCCTGAAGACCTGGCAGCAAGTGAAGAGGCGCCAATCAGCAAAGAAATGACTGATCTCGCCGCCTCACTCAACTGGAATCCCGTCGAGATTTATGAATATGTAAAAAACAACATTCATTCTGAATGGTACTACGGCTGCATGAAAGGGGCCCAAGTGACGGCCCGCCAGAAAAGCGGCAACGACTGCGATCAGGCTGCGCTTTTGGTAGCCCTCCTTCGGGCCTCGGGATTTCCCAGCCGTTATGTGACGGGAACTATCGAGTTTTTCGGCGGCATGGAACAGGCCAAAAACCTGACCGGCATTGATGAACCCATGAATATTGCCCGCTTCCTGCAAAAAGCAGGTATTCCCTACGAGCCGGTCATTGCAGGTGGTAAGATGGTTAATTTCCGCTTCTCCCATGTCTGGGTGGATAGCTACATTCCCTATTCCAATTACCGCGGCGCCGTCATCGACGGCCACGGCAAGACCTGGCTCGGCCTCGATACCTTCATCAAACCAGCAGGCTACATTAAAAATGGCGCGTCCCATATCGATGGGTTCGTCAATATTTCTTCTGTGCGTGATAATTATCTTTCCGGTCTGAACACAAACAGCCCTCTGGAATATCTGACGGCCTATATCAACAGTGAACTTGAGGCGGCCAATGTGGGGCTTACCTATGATGACTTTCTTCATAAGCGGACCCTCAGGCCGGAAATACTTAATATCATCCCCTCGGGGCTCCAGTTCAAACAGATTGCTGTTACCGGTGAATCTGCAAAACTTCCCGATGCGCTGAAACAGAAGGTAAGGTTTACTGCAAAGGCGGGCGCCGGTGAAAATATTCTTGACTTGACCCTTGATACGATCAAAGTGGCAGGAAAGCGCATTGCTCTTACCTACGAGCCCGAAACCATCGACGACCAGGAGATCATCAATGCCTGGGGCGGCCTCGACAACACGCCCTCCTACCTGGTGCGACTCAGGCCCGTTCTCACTATCGACGGTGAACGCATGGCTGTTGCCACAGGCGGTCTCGCCATGGGCAGTGATTATGAAGTGACTGTCGAGTTGCACGGTGCCGGTTCAAATGTAGTGGAAAAAATTACCAACACCCATATTGCAGGCAATTTGTCGGTTATAGGGATAGGAACCAGGTCGATCACGAAGGTGCACAAAGAAAAAAGCGCCGAAATTCTGCTTTTTGAAGAAGCCAAAAACTACACCAACCGCTGGTCCGAAGCGGAAGAAGAACTCGCTTCCCTTCTAAACCTCGCTATCGCCAGACCGCTACCTTCCGTCGTCACCCTCGGCGGCGCCATTGATGTGGCTTATCTCTTTGATACACCCCACGGTTTCGAATGGACAGGTGTCTTTATGGATGCCGATTTCCGTGCCATCGAAGTAATACCATCACTTCCCCCCTTAGAAAAAGGGGGGGCAGGGGGGATTTCAAATGAAAAACAATTCATGCGCCTTGCCGCTTTAGAGGGCTCCATTCTTGAAAATAAAATTTTCGAAGACGACTTCCAGGTCGATTCCATATCGACGGCAAAATTATTCCAGCATGCAACTAAAGTCATTACTATTGACAGCAGCAACATAGATACCACCCTCCCCACCCTCCCCTATGACGACTACATCAAAGAAGAGATCACCAACGCCGTCAATCAGCAATTCGAAATCCGCATTCCCCATTCCGAAATCAGTTACATGGATTGGCTCGGCACGGGCTGGCTAAAGGAAAATGTTGAAACCGGAGAGTCGGGCTGGATGCTTACCGGATTGATCGCCGGGGGGATGACGGCGGTTGATAAAAGTAAGTGGATTATGGAGGATATTTTAAACAGTCTAAGTTTGCCTTATACTTCAGGTGTAAATGATGATCCAACATCAGTTGTAAAACTGGTCAGGATGAATGTCGCCATGGCTGACTATCAGAAAGGAAAAGTTAATGAGACGCTGCCAAATGCTTTAATGGTCATGGCGCGTGATGCCAACGGGAAAGTGGTTCCCAATGTTCCCGTTACTTTTCGGCTAAAGGAAGGCGGCGGGACGATTCAGGGAATCGAGAAATCCGGTGAAAATATTGGTGAAGCCGGAAACACTGTGGTAATAAATACCGGCCCTGACGGCATTGCCAGGGTAAAGCTGACGCTCGGAGCGCATACTGAGGATTCTCCTTACTACATCGAAGCTTCTCCCCACTGGCAGATGGCCGGTTTTAATACGGTTTCCGTATCATCAGGCGAACTGTTTACCGATAAACCCTTCGAAGCATACGCTTTACCCGGCGACGCCGTCAAGCTTATAAAGCTTCATGGTGATAATGAAACCGGATATCCGGGTATTTATTCGGGGACGCTTTTAGTCAAAGCGGCTGATGCTTTAGACAATCCCATAGCCAACAAGATAGTGACTTTCAGTGTTATCTCGTCAAAATTCCGGGGTACAGCGCCGTCGGAAGATACAGCGGTTGAAAGTGCGAAGCTCTTTGCCAAACCGGAAGACTGTCCCGGTGTGGCAACATTCGATTGCGTGAATGCGGCTTCGACGATAACCTATGTCTCGGACAGTTCCGGGAAGGCTTATGCCTATGTCATCCTCGGTAATACGGAGAATACGCAATATAAAATAAAGGGGTCGGCCTTCAGGGATGAAAACGGTGAGGAAACGGCTAATTCCATCACACCGGTGGCAGACTTTTCACATAGTACGCTGACGCTTAAAGGTGATAATCAGGCTATGGCCGAACCAAAGCTGATTATTGCCAGTACCTTCAGTTCAGATATCCACGGAAATACCATAAATGCCGGATTGCCGGAATCGACATTGAGCAAGCCTATTACTGCTACCCTGAACTACATCATGGAAGATTATGAAGTAGCGGGGACTACAGGCAGTTACTATCTGAAGGGTAACGGTATTTTTACGACCTTGGCTGTTGATTATGGTAAGGTAGATTTTACGCCTCTTTTCGGTAATGGCAGTGTTAATCCAGCAACAGTGGAGAACGGCGCAGACGGCAAGTATTCGACCATTCCAACTCTGGGGCCGGAGCCAGCCTTGAATTTTATTAAAGCAGCTGCAACAGTAATAGTGCCCGAGCCCTATATTCATGAGGTGACGGGCGATATCTTGATAAGAGAGAAAGAAATTAGGGGAAATGCCTATTTCAACATCTGGGGAGCAAAGCCTGTACTGGAGCCTATCTATGTATTTATCAATGACGAGGGATACCCTATTAAAGATACTCTTGTCGCCTATACTGTTGAACCGCCTACGGAAACAGAAGAGAGTATTTATACACCACGGGATATTACACTTGAGGTTTATGAAAATGATACTGACGGCGCTAAAATCATGATGGGGATTATTGAACCCAATCCAAAAAAAGAATTTGTCATTAGCCAGGGGGGAATGAAGTTCAGACAGGGGTATAGTTATTCAGCCAAACTTGTATTCAATTACGGGACGGAAAATGAACTGAAGAGCGAAGTCATAGATATTTATTTGTTGCGAGGGGCCTTAGTGTTGCAGATTGGTAAGAATCCCAAAACTCAGAGCCGTCGTATAGATATTAACTACTACATCAATTATGATCTTTCAAATATTAAGAAGATTAACCTGCTAGTTAAGAACCCTAACGAGAGTGACTTGTTGGGTAATCCTAAAGTTGTCTATGCAACAAACAGCATAACAAATGATCTGCTGACAACAAACAGAGGTCAAAACAAGTTTGCATGGGATGGGAAGGGTTCTGACGGTAATCTGACTGAGCCTTGGGAATATACACTTGAGATGGCAGTGGAGACTGTAGATGGTAAGGAGTTTAATTTTAAAGATACGCTATCCAGGATAACGTTACCCATAGCGCGTATTGACAATGGCCGTATTAAGACAGCCTTTGATCAACAATTCTCTACAACATATACATCAACAGCTACGAACAATAGTTACGGCAGTTTCCAGGATGGCGACAATTATTTTGCACCGGCGCCTGTAAAAGGGTTTTACGCTGAAATTAAGGGCAACAAACAGGATATATTTGTTCCCGGTGAAAATAAAAATGATGATTCAGCCTTTCTCTTCTACGATTTGAAAGGATACTCCAAGGTTACTGTG is a window from the Deltaproteobacteria bacterium genome containing:
- a CDS encoding HU family DNA-binding protein, coding for MNRSRYMTKDELVAKIAEDAGITKKEAGEALKTVTNEISGALSNGNSVSLVGFGTFSISNRAARTGRNPQTGEAIQIKASKAPKFKAGKGLKEAVK